Within Protaetiibacter intestinalis, the genomic segment GCGCTCGACGCCGCGACGCTGCCGGATGCCGCCCGCGCCTTCGCGCAGGAGCACGTGGCGATCGCCTCGGCGCTGTTCGGCCTCACCCGCGCCCTCGACCCGATCCCGGCCTATCGTCTCTCGGCCGGCTCGCGCCTGCCCGGCCTGCGCCTGAAGCAGCTCTGGACGGCACCGATCGGCGCGGAGCTCGCGCGCACACCCGGGCTCGCGCTCGACCTCCGCTCCGAGGCCTATGCGGCGCTCGGGCCGGTGCCCGAGCGGGCTGACGCGCTCTTCGTGCGGGTGGTCACCGAGGACGGTGGGCGACGGCGCGCGCTCAACCACTTCAACAAGGCGGGCAAGGGACGATTCACGCGCGAGCTCCTGCTCGCCGGCATCGACCACCCGGACGCCGACTCGCTCCTCGCCTGGGCGTCGAGCGTCGGCATCCGCCTGGAGCCCGGTGCACCGGGTGAGCTCGACCTCGTGGTCTAGGAGGCGCGCCAGCACCCCACGAGGTGGTCGTCGACGAGACCCGCCGACTGCATGAGCGCATACATCGTCGTGGGTCCGACGAAGCGGAGCCCCGCCCGTTTGAGGGCGCGACTGAGCGCGGTCGCCTCGGCGGTGACCGCGGGCACCTCGGCGAACCCGGTCGGCCGCGGTCGGGGGTCGACCGGCACGAACGACCAGACGAGACGGTCGAGCGCGCCGGGATCGTCGGCGACGAGCGCCTGGATCACCCGGGCATTCGAGATCGTCGCCTCGACCTTCGCGCGGTTGCGGATGATGCCGGGGTCGGCCAGCAGCCGCTCGACGTCGTCGTCGTCGAAGGCGGCGACCGCGTCGAGGTCGAAGCCGCGGAACGCGACGCGGAAGGTAGGTCGCCGCCGCAGGATGGTGATCCAGGACAGCCCCGCCTGGAAGCCCTCGAGCGCGATCTTCTCGAACAGCGCCCGGTCGCCGTGCAACGGATGCCCCCACTCCTCGTCGTGGTAGCGGCGGTACTCGGGGTCGTCGCCGACCCAGCCGCAGCGGGCGAGATCGTCGTCGCCGACGACGAGCTCGGCGCGCGTCACGCGGCGGGCTCCTCGCCGGGGAGGTCGAGCATCGGTGCCGGGTCGGCCCGGAGCGCGCCCGGGAGCCTGTGCGGGATGCCCTCGTGCTCGAGCAGCCAGGACTTCGTGGGGATGCCCTCGCCGCCGGAGTACCCCGTGATGAGGCCGCTCGCGCCGAGCACGCGGTGGCAGGGGACGATGATCGGCACGGGGTTCGCGCCGACCGCGCCACCCACCGCGCGGCCCGCCGCCGGGCGGCCCGTCGTCTGGCCGAGTTCGCCGTAGGAGATGACCTCGCCCCACTGCAGTTCCACGAGCTGCTCCCAGACCGCGCGTTGGAACTCGGTGCCGGAGGTGAGCGACACGGGGACGTCGAAGTCGTGGCGGCGCCCGTCGAAGTACTCCCCGAGCTGCCGGGCCGCGAGCCGCGTCACGGCGTCCGGTCGCTCGTCGAGCTCGTCGTGGGGGAGCAGGCCGTCGTGCTCGATCGAGAGGGAGATGATCGCGGAGCCGTCGCCCACGACCTCGATGCGCCCGATCGGGCTGTCGAGACGCTGGAGCGCGACGGGCGGGGATGCGGGGGAGGTCATGGCTCGAGCGTAACCGCCGCCGCCGACGCCGACCGGCGGGAATCGGACATCGCGTGGAGGGGCGCCGCCGGCGCGGGTAGGGGAGGAGAGGACGCGTACGCTCGGGTCATGGACTCCCGCATCCTCGGCCCCTCGTCCCTGTCGCTCAGCGTCGTCGGACTCGGCTGCAACAACCTCGGCCGCGCCGGCACGGCGACCCTCACCCAGGAGGGGGCGACGGCCGTCGTGCATGCCGCCCTCGATGCGGGCGTCACGTTCTTCGACACGGCCGACATCTACGGCACCGAGTACGGCCTCTCCGAGACGCTGCTCGGCGAGGCCCTGCGCGGCAGGCGGGACGAGGCCGTCATCGCCACCAAGTTCGGGCACGTCGACTTCCCCTCGCCGCTCTCCGACGTCGGCCCGCGCGGCAGCCGCTCCTACCTGCGCGCCGCCGTCGAGGGATCGCTCCGTCGGCTGCAGACCGATCGCATCGATCTGTACCAGCAGCACACCCCCGACGCGGCGACCCCGGTCGAAGAGACCCTGGCTGCGCTCGACGAACTCGTCCGCGAGGGCAAGGTGCGCGCGATCGGTCAGTCCAACTTCGACGGCGTGCAGCTCCGGGCGGCCGACGACGCCGCGACCGCGCTCGGCATCATCCGCTTCGCCTCCGCGCAGAACGAGTACAGCCTCCTCGCCCGCGGCGCCGAACTCGAACTGCTGCCGGCGGTGCGGGAGCGGGGTCTCGGCTTCCTGCCGTTCTTCCCGCTCGCGAACGGGCTGTTCACCGGCAAGTTCAGCCGTACCGAGCGGCCTGCCGACACGCGGATCTCGCGCCAGCGCCCGCACATCGCCGAGAACGCGCCGTGGGATGCGATCGAGGCGATCGAGGCGTTCGCCGCCGAGCGCGGCATCGGCATCCTCGAGGCGACCTTCGGCTGGCTGCTCGCCCGCCCCGAGCTCACGAGCGTCATCGCCGGCGCCACGCGCCCCGAGCAGATCCGCGCGAACGCGGACGCGGGCACCGCCTGGCGTCCCACCCCCGAGGAGCACGCGTACATCGACGGGCTCTTCCCGCGGGCCGCCTAGTCCGTCGCATCCGCGTGCACGAGGCGCCCGCAGCTGTACACCGGATCGAAGCCGTAGACGACGAAGCAGTAGTCGAACGTCACCGGGTCGGTGATGTGGGCCTCGACCATGGCATCCTCACCCACCTCGATGACGAGGTGGCCGTTGGGCGTCATCTCCCCGCGCGAGGGCTCGGTCCGGGTGCCCGTCCTGTCGACGAAGGTCACGAGCGCCTCGAACTCGGTCGCGACCTCCGTGGGTTCGACGCTCATCGCGAGCACGCCGAAGCCGCGCTCGTCGAGCTCGCCCTCCCACTCGCCCGCCACCCGGAGCTCGGCGTGACCGACAGGGCCCGGGAGGGTCGTCGTCGTGGGGGCGGAAGCCGCGTCGACGGGAAGCGCCGCGCACCCGGCGAGCAGCGCCACGATGCAGGCAGCCGTGGCGGCTGAACGCTTCACCTCTCAGCCCCGCGCGAGCTCTCGCAGGATCGGGGCGGCGGCCGTGACGCTCTGCATCCCGATGACGCTCGCGATCTCCATGATCTCGAGGATCTCCTGCGGGGTCGCCCCGTACCCCAGGGCGTTCTCGATGTGGAGCTTGAGCCCGACCCGGTAGAGGTGCGTGGCCGAGGTGTCGAATGCGATGTAGACGAACTCCCGGAGCTTCGGACCGAGGGTGCCGTGCCGCCACGGGTGCGCCGAGAAATCGGTGTAGGCCTGCAGCAGCTCGGGGTCGAGTTCGAGCATCTCGTCCCAGGTCGGGTTCCAGTAGCCGCGGTCACGGGTGAACTCGGCCTTCACCTGCTCCTGGTACGCGCTGAGCGGTGCCGGCTCGGTGCGGTCGCCGCGCTCGGCGAGCACCTCGACGAGCACGGGCACGCCGAGGTTCATCGCGTGGATGCCGAGGGTCGCCGTGCACTCGAGCACCTCCATGACCTCGCCCGGGGTCGCCCCCGCGGCCAGAGCCGCCGCGACGTGCCGCCGGATGCCGGGGGAGTGCAGGTGCGTCGTCGCGGCGTCGACGGTCAGCGCCATGAGCGCGCGGGTCTTCGCGTCGAGATGCTGCTTGCGATGCGGCACTGCCGCGAAGCCGAGGTAGGCGGCGAAGAAGTCGGAGTCCAGCTCGAGGACGGCCTGCCATCCGTCGTCCCACGCGCCGTGCACGCGCTCGAACTCGGCCTTGAGCTCCTCCTGCCGTGCGGTGAGGGCCATCGCGATCAGGCCAGCACGGTGGCGATCTCGCCGGCCGCCCCGGGCGCGGCGGGGAAGCGGTCGCGCGTGCGCCCGTCGTGCCCGGGTACGACGGTGGCGCCGGTCTCGGCGGCGAGCTTCGTGATGAAGGCGAGCCCCGCCTTCATCTCCTCGAGGTCGGTGTAGGCGAAGAACGGCCACTCGTGCTCGACCTGCTCGTAGAAGTGGGCGGCGTCGACCGACAGGATGAGCCCGCCGGACGCGGTCTCGATGCGCGTCAGCAGCTCGCCGGGGCAGTGCCCGCCGATCGGGTAGACGGTGATGCCCGGATAGACCTCGGTCTCCTCGTCGACGAGCCGCAGTCTGCCCTCGGCCTCGGCGCGGTGCACGGGCGCGAGGTCGTCGACCGTCGAGAACTCGCCCTCGAGCTCGCCACGCTCCTCCTTGCCGAACCAGTAGTCGCGCTCGGCGCGGCCCGAGACGACCTGGGCGTTGGTGAAGAGACCCAGGTAGCCGATGTGGTCGTAATGGTAGTGGCTCGTGATGACCATCGAGACGTCGGCGGGATCGATCCCGAGGATGTCGAGGCCGCGCGGGGTAGGGGTGACGCTGATCTCCCCGAGCCAATCGAACTTGGGGATGTCGTAGCCGGTGTCGACGAGGATGATCGTCTCCCCGTCGCGGACAACCCAGAAGTTGTAGTCCATGTCGAGGTCGCCGTCGGGGAGACCGTACTGGGCGTAGTCGTGGAAGACGTCGCTCTTGCGGACGACGCGCTCGCCGTACTTGACCGACCAGACCGAGAGTCCGTTCGCGGGCATCTGTGAACTCCTTCGTTCATCTGGGGCGCAGGTGGGGCACGGCGCCCGATTCGCTGACTATACGATCGTCCGACAATCTGCGTCAACCGAATGCGCGTCCGGCCTGTCTACTTGACAGCCGCCAGGCGTCCCGTCTAGACATTGAATGATTGTACGACAATCGGACGGTCTTCCAATGAGGGGAGAGGGCGCGAGCGAGGAAGCTCCGCCTCCGGTCCGGACAACACAGCAAGGGGTTTGCAATGAAGCGAATTCTGGCGCTCGCGGCGGCCGTCGGCCTGGCCGTGGGCCTCACCGCCTGCTCGGAGCCCGCGGGAGGCGGGGGCGCATCCGACGACGGCACGAAGACCATCGGGGTCGTCGCGCTCGTCGCCACCGATGCGCTCAACGCAGCCGTCATCCAGGGCGTCACCGAGGTGGCGGAGGAGAACGGCTGGAAGGTGCACGTCACCGACACCAACGGCAGCGTCGAAGCCGCCAACGCCGCCATGATCACCTACTCGACCACGCAGAAGATGGACGCGATCGCCGTGATGGCGTTCCAGACCAACGCCCTCCAGGCCGGACTCCAGTCCGCGCAGGCAGCCGACATCCCGGTCGTCAGCTGGGGTGGCGAACTCGGCGCCGGCATCGTCGCGACGACGAGCGCCCGCGCGGTCGGCCAGGATTCGATCGACGCGCTGCTCGACGACTTCGGCGACGAGGGCGCGATCCTCGCGCTCACGTATCACACCGGCGTGCTCTGCCTCTACCGCGGCTACGCCTTCGACGACACCGTCGCGCCGCTCACCTCCCTCAACGTCACGCGCAACGAGGTCGCCATCCCCGGACAGGTCGAGGACGGCACGCGCTTCACCTCCGCATGGCTCGCGAGCAACCCTGAGGGCAGCGGACCGCTCGCCGTCTGGGGCGCCTGGGACGAGCCCGCGATCGGCGCGGTCGCCGCGCTGCAGCAGTCGGGACGCGACGACGTCCGGGTGTACTCGATCAACGGCGGACCTCAGGCGCTGCAGGCGGTCAAGGACGGCACCATCCGGCAGGTCGTCTGGCAGGACGGGCAGACCGAGGGCGCCGAGATGATGCAGGCCGCCGTGGACTACCTCGCCGCACCCGACGGGTGGGACCAGAAGACGATCGACGTGCCGGGCGTGGTCGTGACGGCCGACAACATCGACCAGTTCCTGACCGAGCACCCGAACGCGCTCAACCCGTGACACCCGACCGCACCGCCG encodes:
- a CDS encoding YaaA family protein codes for the protein MLILLPPSETKREGGEPGSRLALGRLSFPGLAAARRTALVALEELAKDPEASAVVLGLGPTQAHEAERNRRIRRSPVMPAIDRYDGVLYDALDAATLPDAARAFAQEHVAIASALFGLTRALDPIPAYRLSAGSRLPGLRLKQLWTAPIGAELARTPGLALDLRSEAYAALGPVPERADALFVRVVTEDGGRRRALNHFNKAGKGRFTRELLLAGIDHPDADSLLAWASSVGIRLEPGAPGELDLVV
- a CDS encoding DNA-3-methyladenine glycosylase I, which gives rise to MTRAELVVGDDDLARCGWVGDDPEYRRYHDEEWGHPLHGDRALFEKIALEGFQAGLSWITILRRRPTFRVAFRGFDLDAVAAFDDDDVERLLADPGIIRNRAKVEATISNARVIQALVADDPGALDRLVWSFVPVDPRPRPTGFAEVPAVTAEATALSRALKRAGLRFVGPTTMYALMQSAGLVDDHLVGCWRAS
- a CDS encoding methylated-DNA--[protein]-cysteine S-methyltransferase → MTSPASPPVALQRLDSPIGRIEVVGDGSAIISLSIEHDGLLPHDELDERPDAVTRLAARQLGEYFDGRRHDFDVPVSLTSGTEFQRAVWEQLVELQWGEVISYGELGQTTGRPAAGRAVGGAVGANPVPIIVPCHRVLGASGLITGYSGGEGIPTKSWLLEHEGIPHRLPGALRADPAPMLDLPGEEPAA
- a CDS encoding aldo/keto reductase, which translates into the protein MDSRILGPSSLSLSVVGLGCNNLGRAGTATLTQEGATAVVHAALDAGVTFFDTADIYGTEYGLSETLLGEALRGRRDEAVIATKFGHVDFPSPLSDVGPRGSRSYLRAAVEGSLRRLQTDRIDLYQQHTPDAATPVEETLAALDELVREGKVRAIGQSNFDGVQLRAADDAATALGIIRFASAQNEYSLLARGAELELLPAVRERGLGFLPFFPLANGLFTGKFSRTERPADTRISRQRPHIAENAPWDAIEAIEAFAAERGIGILEATFGWLLARPELTSVIAGATRPEQIRANADAGTAWRPTPEEHAYIDGLFPRAA
- a CDS encoding carboxymuconolactone decarboxylase family protein; this encodes MALTARQEELKAEFERVHGAWDDGWQAVLELDSDFFAAYLGFAAVPHRKQHLDAKTRALMALTVDAATTHLHSPGIRRHVAAALAAGATPGEVMEVLECTATLGIHAMNLGVPVLVEVLAERGDRTEPAPLSAYQEQVKAEFTRDRGYWNPTWDEMLELDPELLQAYTDFSAHPWRHGTLGPKLREFVYIAFDTSATHLYRVGLKLHIENALGYGATPQEILEIMEIASVIGMQSVTAAAPILRELARG
- a CDS encoding N-acyl homoserine lactonase family protein translates to MPANGLSVWSVKYGERVVRKSDVFHDYAQYGLPDGDLDMDYNFWVVRDGETIILVDTGYDIPKFDWLGEISVTPTPRGLDILGIDPADVSMVITSHYHYDHIGYLGLFTNAQVVSGRAERDYWFGKEERGELEGEFSTVDDLAPVHRAEAEGRLRLVDEETEVYPGITVYPIGGHCPGELLTRIETASGGLILSVDAAHFYEQVEHEWPFFAYTDLEEMKAGLAFITKLAAETGATVVPGHDGRTRDRFPAAPGAAGEIATVLA
- a CDS encoding sugar ABC transporter substrate-binding protein, translating into MKRILALAAAVGLAVGLTACSEPAGGGGASDDGTKTIGVVALVATDALNAAVIQGVTEVAEENGWKVHVTDTNGSVEAANAAMITYSTTQKMDAIAVMAFQTNALQAGLQSAQAADIPVVSWGGELGAGIVATTSARAVGQDSIDALLDDFGDEGAILALTYHTGVLCLYRGYAFDDTVAPLTSLNVTRNEVAIPGQVEDGTRFTSAWLASNPEGSGPLAVWGAWDEPAIGAVAALQQSGRDDVRVYSINGGPQALQAVKDGTIRQVVWQDGQTEGAEMMQAAVDYLAAPDGWDQKTIDVPGVVVTADNIDQFLTEHPNALNP